The following proteins come from a genomic window of Desulfobacterales bacterium:
- a CDS encoding 1-deoxy-D-xylulose-5-phosphate reductoisomerase, which produces MIKYLSILGSTGSIGRNTLYVAAMFPDRFKIQALAAGKNVKLLSEQIQQFKPELAVVYDEDTAQRLRALLPANDSTSILAGVKGYEEAASLSGVNQVVIALVGAAGLLPTLAAIGAGKDIALANKETLVMAGEIVMARAAAAGIRLLPIDSEHSAIFQCLNGHRHQDIEKIHLTASGGPFLNRADLEHIRPEEALNHPTWHMGPKISIDSATLMNKGLEVIEASWLFNLPARRIEVVVHPQSVVHSMVSFQDGTVLAQLGLPDMKSAISYALTYPERLPLNLPLPDFPGIGALTFQQPDIIKFPCLRLAFEAVEAGGTCPAVLNAANEIAVEAFLGNKIEFARIPVIIEKTMDRHSVVNQPSLSEILEADQWARDYAGSLV; this is translated from the coding sequence TTGATTAAATATCTTTCTATTCTCGGCTCCACGGGTTCCATTGGCCGCAATACGCTTTATGTGGCCGCAATGTTTCCGGATCGGTTTAAGATCCAGGCCCTTGCCGCCGGGAAAAATGTGAAGCTGCTTTCCGAACAAATTCAACAATTCAAACCCGAGTTGGCGGTGGTGTATGATGAGGATACAGCCCAAAGGCTTCGCGCGTTGTTGCCGGCAAATGATTCGACATCTATTCTTGCGGGGGTAAAAGGCTATGAAGAAGCGGCGTCTTTATCCGGCGTGAATCAGGTGGTGATTGCGCTGGTCGGGGCGGCGGGCCTGCTGCCGACACTGGCGGCTATCGGTGCGGGAAAGGACATCGCCCTGGCAAACAAGGAAACCCTGGTGATGGCCGGGGAAATCGTGATGGCGCGGGCTGCTGCTGCGGGTATTCGACTGTTGCCCATCGACAGTGAGCATAGCGCCATTTTTCAATGCCTCAACGGGCATCGGCATCAAGATATCGAAAAAATTCATCTTACCGCATCAGGTGGCCCCTTTTTAAACCGGGCCGATCTGGAACATATTCGGCCCGAGGAGGCGTTAAACCATCCGACCTGGCATATGGGTCCTAAGATCAGCATTGATTCTGCGACCCTCATGAACAAGGGGTTGGAAGTCATTGAGGCCAGTTGGTTGTTTAATTTGCCTGCCCGGCGGATTGAGGTGGTGGTACACCCGCAAAGTGTGGTGCACTCCATGGTTTCATTTCAGGACGGCACGGTGCTGGCCCAGCTGGGATTACCGGATATGAAATCGGCCATTTCATACGCCCTGACCTATCCGGAACGCTTGCCCTTGAATCTGCCGTTGCCCGATTTTCCGGGTATCGGGGCGCTGACTTTTCAGCAGCCCGATATTATTAAATTTCCATGTCTGAGGCTGGCGTTTGAGGCGGTAGAGGCCGGAGGGACATGCCCCGCGGTTCTCAACGCCGCCAACGAGATCGCCGTGGAAGCTTTTTTGGGGAATAAGATTGAATTTGCGCGGATTCCGGTTATCATTGAAAAGACCATGGATCGGCATTCCGTAGTGAATCAGCCGTCCCTTTCGGAAATACTGGAGGCGGACCAATGGGCCAGGGATTATGCCGGCTCGCTGGTTTAA
- the rseP gene encoding RIP metalloprotease RseP, with protein MGTNIFAFVIVLGILIFFHELGHFIVARFFGVGVEKFSLGFGPRLFGKTVGETDYRISAIPLGGYVKMTGEDPGADIDPADIPRSFTHKHVFKRMLIVAAGPLFNILLALLIIMMIYMISGVYILKPTVGSVGKNTPAERQGLKSGDQIIAIDQVRLENWEEMARMITDSKGKALVFSVLREGQLLTLHITAELQTAKNLFGEDVDRYLIGIGPSGDSFHKTIGLVGAVTESVKQTYQITELTVISIVKMIQGSLSRETLGGPIMIAQMAGEQVKEGAANFFFFIALLSINLGIINFLPIPVLDGGHLLFFSIEAILGRPVNTRMREIAQQIGIFLLLLLMIYVFYNDITRLIFS; from the coding sequence ATGGGTACAAATATTTTTGCATTTGTAATTGTTTTGGGCATTCTTATTTTCTTCCACGAATTGGGGCATTTTATCGTTGCCCGGTTTTTCGGGGTGGGGGTGGAAAAGTTTTCATTGGGATTTGGCCCCCGGTTATTCGGGAAAACGGTTGGAGAAACCGATTATCGGATATCGGCCATTCCCTTGGGCGGGTATGTGAAAATGACCGGCGAAGATCCCGGCGCCGACATCGATCCGGCGGATATTCCCCGCTCCTTTACGCATAAGCATGTGTTTAAACGCATGTTGATTGTGGCCGCGGGCCCTCTTTTCAATATCCTTCTGGCCCTGCTCATCATCATGATGATTTATATGATATCGGGCGTTTATATTCTCAAACCGACCGTGGGAAGCGTCGGTAAAAACACCCCGGCGGAAAGGCAGGGGTTAAAATCCGGCGACCAGATCATAGCCATTGACCAGGTTCGCTTGGAGAATTGGGAAGAGATGGCCCGAATGATAACGGACAGTAAGGGAAAAGCGCTTGTCTTTTCGGTTTTGCGAGAAGGGCAGCTTCTGACCCTTCATATCACGGCCGAGCTGCAAACCGCCAAGAACCTGTTCGGAGAGGATGTGGACCGGTATTTGATCGGCATTGGCCCTTCGGGCGATTCTTTTCATAAAACAATCGGTTTAGTGGGAGCTGTGACGGAAAGCGTCAAGCAAACCTATCAGATCACGGAGCTTACCGTTATCAGTATTGTCAAGATGATTCAGGGGTCGCTTTCCAGGGAAACCCTGGGCGGCCCGATCATGATTGCGCAAATGGCTGGCGAGCAGGTCAAGGAGGGGGCTGCGAATTTTTTCTTTTTTATTGCCCTGCTGAGCATCAATCTGGGAATCATCAATTTTCTTCCGATTCCGGTGTTGGATGGCGGCCACCTGCTCTTTTTCTCCATCGAGGCGATCCTGGGCAGACCGGTCAATACGCGGATGCGGGAGATCGCTCAACAAATCGGCATTTTTTTGCTGCTGCTGTTGATGATATATGTTTTCTATAATGACATAACCCGGTTGATATTCAGCTAA